The genomic stretch GTTTACCCTGGCCGGAAAAGCGCAGGCAGCGTGGAAGGACGTGCTGGCTCAGGCCTTTGGCTTCAGCGGCGAGGCGGTGGGTGCCATCCTGGTGGAAAGCTCCCAGCCGGTAAAGGCGTTGGCCCGCACCTACTCGCAGGTGAACGTGCAGCAGCAAAACGGCTCTCTGGCGTTGGGGACCATGGGGCAGTTCATCGAGGGCATTGAAGTGGGCAAAGCCCTCACCGCCAACCAGGTGGGTTACCTAGTGAACCTGCGCTCCGACCCGCCGTTTCGCACCAACGTGGAGTTTGTCAACGTGGGTCAACAGCTGGCCCAGGTGGAGGTGCGCTTCTTCACCAACAACGGGACACCCATCACCACCGTAAGCCTGGATATCCCGGCACAGCGGCGGGTACAGCAAGGAAGGGCCCTGCCCGACGGGTATCAAGCGGCCTACGCCGAGGTGCGGGTCCTTACCTCCGGCGGCAAGGTGATTGGCATTGCTTCGGTGGTGGACGGCAACTCCACCGATCCCACCACCATCCCGCTGTGGGTTCCTTAAGCGGGCTTTTCCCGCTCCAGGAAAAGCCGGGTGAAGTTGGCATCGGTTTGCGCCTCCAGCTCGGCAAGGGTCACCTGCCGCTCCTGGGCCACCCGTTCCGCCACCACCCGCACCCAGGCGGGACGGTTGGGCTGGCCGCGATGGGGCACCGGCGCCAGAAACGGAGCATCGGTTTCCACCAAAAGCCGCTCTTGAGGGCACGCCCGGACCGCCGCTCGGACGTTTTCCCCTTTGGGGAAGGTCACCATGCCGGAAATACCCACGTAAAGCCCCATCCCCACCATGACCCCGGCACCTTCCGCCCCTTCGGTGAAGGAGTGAGCCACACCGCGGATGCCCGGATGCTCCTGCAGCACTACCACGAAATCCCCCCAGGCCTCCCGATGGTGCAGCACCACCGGCAACCCTGCCTCCTGGGCCAGCCGCAGCTGCCAGCGAAAGGCCTTGAGCTGGTCTTCCTTGGGGGAGTTCATGTAGTGGTAATCGAGCCCGATTTCCCCCACCGCCACCACCCCGGGAAGCGCCAAAAGCTTTTCTAGTTTTGCCTTCCATCCGGAGTCTAGCTCGCTGGCTTGGTGGGGGTGAAACCCCAAGGCCGCAAACACACCGGAGTCCAGCTCCTCGGGAAGGTGGGCCACCTCTTCCAGGTCTTCCCGCCCGGTGGCCGGCACCAGCACCCTGCTGACCCCCTGCTCCTGCGCCTCGTCAAGCAAGAGGCGCCTTTGGTCCTTTGGGAACATGCTCAAATGCGCGTGGGAATCGGTCATGCCTCCCCTCCGCAAAAAGCATAGCGCTTGCCCCACGCGCCAAGCTTTGCCACCATTAGCCCATGGGCGAACGAATTGCGGTGGTGGTGGTGGGAGTGGGTCATCTGGGGAAGCATCACCTGCGTTTGGCGTCCACGCTGCCCTTCTGGCGCTGTGTGGGCGCTTTTGATACCGATGCTTTCAAGCTCGAACAGCTCTGCCGCGAGTACGGTGTGCCCCCGCTCCGCTCGCTGGCGGAAGCAGCAGAGCTGGCCCAGGCGGCCATTGTCGCCACCCCCACCGTCACCCACCGGGAGGTGGCCGGGCTTTTCCTCACGCAGGGCAAGCACGTTCTGGTGGAAAAACCGCTGGCCGCCAGCGTTGCTGAGGGCCAGGAACTGGTTACGCTGGCGCGGGAGCATCGGGTGGTGCTGGGTGTGGGGCACGTGGAGTACTTCAACCCGGCGGTGCAAGCGCTGCTCGCCCGCCACCCCCGCCCCCGCTATCTGGAAACCCAGCGCCTTTCGCCCTTTACCCGCCGGTCGCTGGACGTGGACGTGGTGCTGGACCTCATGATTCACGACCTGCACATTGCCCAGGCCCTCAACGGCAAAAGCCCCATTGCCGAAATTCGCGCGGTGGGGGTGCCGGTGCTTTCCAGGCAGGTGGATTTGGCCAACGTCCGCGTGGCCTTCGCCAACGGGTGTATTGCCACCCTCACCGCCAGCCGGGTCTCCTCGGAGCGGGTGCGCAAGCTCAGGCTCTTTGAGCCGGATGCCTACTTTTCGGTGGACTACGCCGAGCAAACCGTAAGCGCCTACCGCTTGGACCGCAGCGGGCCGGAGCCGCAAATCCTGCCGGTGCCGGTGGAGGTCACGAAAGCTGAGCCTTTGGCGGAGGAACACCGGGCCTTTGCCGCGCGCATCCGCGGCGAGGAGGGGCCCTTCGTCACCGGCGAGGAGGGGCTTTTGGCGCTTACGGCCGCCCGGGCCATCGTGGAGGCCATCGGCACCCCTTGACACCCGGGCCTTCCGGGCCGAAATTTAAAAGTGCCAATTGGCCGCGGGCGTTCAACGGGTCTTGCAACCGCGTCAAAGCCTGCGAAGACCCGGGCGGTCTTCCGCCAAGCCGAAACCCCGGATGGTCCGGGGTTTCGCTGTGTCGTGCTCCTCACGTGCCGGCGTTAACTGCGACCCTGGCTCAGCCCACCACCTTCCGCACCATCTCCTCGATGACGTTGCCGTCCAGCTCCTCCAGCTCGTAGGTCACTTCGGCAATGGGCTTGTTCACCTTCAAAATGCGGGTGAGGTCAATGGGCGTGCCCTCCACCACCACGTCGCAGGGCGTGGCGTTGATGGTGGCTTCCAGGTCGGCAATTTGCTGGTCGGAGTAGCCCATGGCCGGGAGGATGGCGCCGGCGTTGGGGTACTTCAGGTAGGTTTCGGCAATGGTGCCCACCGCGTAGGGTCGCGGATCCACGATTTCCGCGGCCCCATGGGTTTTGGCGGCAAACCAGCCGGCCCCGTAGCTCATGCCGCCGTGGGTGAGGGTTGGGCCGTCTTCCACCACCAGCGCTCGCTTGCCGGTAATGAGCTCGGGCTTGTCCACGGAAATCACCGAGGCGCACTTGATGACCCTGGCCCTGGGGTTGAACTTCCGGCAGTTGTCCAGAACCTCCTGCACCTTCACCGGGTCGGCGGTTTGCACCTTGTTCACGATGAGCAAATCCGCCATGAGGAAGTTGGTTTCGCCGGGGTAGTAGGTGAGCTCGTGCCCCGGACGGTGGGGGTCCACCAGGGTAATGTGGAGATCGGGCTTGAAAAACGGCGTGTCGTTGTTGCCACCGTCCCAGAGGATAACGTCCGCTTCCTTTTCCGCTTCCCGCAGGATCACCTCGTAGTCCACCCCCGCGTACACCACAAACCCGTTGTCAATGTGGGGTTCGTACTCCTCCCGCTCTTCGATGGTGCAGTCGTGGCGGTCCAGGTCCTCGTAGGTTTCAAAGCGCTGGCAAACCTGCTGCGCCAGATCCCCGTAGGGCATGGGGTGACGCACCGCCACCACCCGCTTGCCCAGCTTCTTCAAGATGCGGGAGACGTAGCGGGTGGTTTGCGACTTGCCCACGCCGGTGCGCACCGCGGTGATGGCAATGACGGGCTTTTTGGAGCGGAGCATGGTGTCCCGGGCCGAGCAAATGCCGAAATGGGCGCCCCAGGCCACCACGTGCGAGCCCTTGTCCATCACGTACTGGTGGGACACATCGGAGTAGGAAAACCACACC from Thermoanaerobaculum aquaticum encodes the following:
- a CDS encoding TatD family hydrolase; amino-acid sequence: MTDSHAHLSMFPKDQRRLLLDEAQEQGVSRVLVPATGREDLEEVAHLPEELDSGVFAALGFHPHQASELDSGWKAKLEKLLALPGVVAVGEIGLDYHYMNSPKEDQLKAFRWQLRLAQEAGLPVVLHHREAWGDFVVVLQEHPGIRGVAHSFTEGAEGAGVMVGMGLYVGISGMVTFPKGENVRAAVRACPQERLLVETDAPFLAPVPHRGQPNRPAWVRVVAERVAQERQVTLAELEAQTDANFTRLFLEREKPA
- a CDS encoding Gfo/Idh/MocA family protein, which codes for MGERIAVVVVGVGHLGKHHLRLASTLPFWRCVGAFDTDAFKLEQLCREYGVPPLRSLAEAAELAQAAIVATPTVTHREVAGLFLTQGKHVLVEKPLAASVAEGQELVTLAREHRVVLGVGHVEYFNPAVQALLARHPRPRYLETQRLSPFTRRSLDVDVVLDLMIHDLHIAQALNGKSPIAEIRAVGVPVLSRQVDLANVRVAFANGCIATLTASRVSSERVRKLRLFEPDAYFSVDYAEQTVSAYRLDRSGPEPQILPVPVEVTKAEPLAEEHRAFAARIRGEEGPFVTGEEGLLALTAARAIVEAIGTP
- a CDS encoding cyclic 2,3-diphosphoglycerate synthase translates to MPKRKVIIMGAAGRDFHNFNCLFRNNPDVEVVAFTATQIPNIEGRLYPPVLAGPLYPHGIPIFPEEELETLIKQHDVDEVWFSYSDVSHQYVMDKGSHVVAWGAHFGICSARDTMLRSKKPVIAITAVRTGVGKSQTTRYVSRILKKLGKRVVAVRHPMPYGDLAQQVCQRFETYEDLDRHDCTIEEREEYEPHIDNGFVVYAGVDYEVILREAEKEADVILWDGGNNDTPFFKPDLHITLVDPHRPGHELTYYPGETNFLMADLLIVNKVQTADPVKVQEVLDNCRKFNPRARVIKCASVISVDKPELITGKRALVVEDGPTLTHGGMSYGAGWFAAKTHGAAEIVDPRPYAVGTIAETYLKYPNAGAILPAMGYSDQQIADLEATINATPCDVVVEGTPIDLTRILKVNKPIAEVTYELEELDGNVIEEMVRKVVG